Proteins from a genomic interval of Clostridium sp. AN503:
- a CDS encoding histidine kinase, with amino-acid sequence MAYQNVFRVNVRKNTIESIASPASGQDGDRACCYEQWLEDFLDSGRDIFPGMDSHLLSLGALREAVFNGEERSLYFRRGKDGLRWYQVKILAQQGSEDCLVIVMDIHKGFAEKRKERRISVYQKTRRSLAFFRERGLTCGLLVRNVNDDKICFSDKKVKAFLNNRSSEENWETQRSAARKRVRNSIGHNYIEDSDSYNDCFSVEMENGQFQWVHLVGETLVMESGRRYQYLRYFCVPLEERALRPAANEMKSGRLTELVESYLFEWNIEDNHLTLADNWNTKFCAVGASSHGFRKIEQYIYKDDIPKVRKMFNAILSGDIEDNILIRFFVYDEYGKERADWCSINLISVLYDGKVPMYVVGSVRDLSSKLKMVMETTLKEHGVSREMVGRARLLVDHMIRKGPEGSRHAMIAIKMRALDEDNNTGMELLIYQYMELVTRMIYPDDIVWVDNYNLMLFLRNVGDDLNARKKAERICRILENRENGELMADVGVAMFPENGDSFDSLMAQVKADLWNGTGTFDCGDDNIQSEGIMSAYSSVNIISDILDEWYRTIKTNNVLKERMELTKAQLLLSQIKPHFIYNVLANIKSLIYTDADKAADIVVAFTKYLRVQLNAIGKEDMASFTDILGFVRNYIEIEKSRFPGKIMESYDIGYDDFKMPHFILQPVVENAIKHGICKRETPGRLVIRSYLQDGVVVIEVEDDGIGCDILNSKKEQKDGGVGLENVRMRLHHLVKGTLKMESSLGHGTRVTINMPKK; translated from the coding sequence ATGGCATATCAGAATGTATTTAGGGTGAATGTTCGTAAAAATACAATAGAATCTATTGCATCGCCTGCATCTGGGCAGGATGGGGACAGAGCTTGCTGCTATGAACAGTGGCTTGAGGATTTTCTGGACAGCGGGCGGGATATTTTTCCGGGGATGGACAGCCATCTTCTTTCCCTGGGGGCTTTGAGGGAAGCAGTCTTCAATGGAGAGGAAAGGAGCTTGTATTTTCGGCGGGGAAAGGATGGGCTTCGGTGGTATCAAGTAAAAATATTGGCACAGCAGGGGAGTGAAGACTGCCTTGTGATCGTCATGGACATTCATAAGGGGTTTGCAGAAAAAAGGAAAGAGCGCAGGATATCCGTATATCAGAAGACGCGCAGAAGCCTGGCTTTTTTTAGGGAACGCGGTCTGACCTGCGGATTATTAGTGCGGAATGTCAATGATGATAAAATCTGCTTTTCGGATAAAAAAGTAAAAGCGTTCCTGAATAACCGATCATCTGAAGAAAACTGGGAAACACAGAGGAGCGCAGCAAGAAAACGGGTGAGAAATTCCATCGGACATAATTATATCGAAGACTCAGACTCTTATAATGACTGCTTCAGTGTGGAAATGGAGAACGGCCAGTTTCAGTGGGTTCATCTGGTTGGAGAGACGCTGGTGATGGAATCAGGAAGACGGTATCAATATCTGAGATATTTCTGTGTGCCGTTGGAGGAACGGGCGCTGCGTCCGGCGGCAAATGAGATGAAAAGCGGACGTTTGACAGAACTGGTGGAAAGCTATCTTTTTGAGTGGAATATAGAAGACAATCATTTGACACTGGCAGATAACTGGAATACCAAGTTTTGTGCGGTCGGAGCCAGCAGCCATGGATTTCGGAAAATTGAACAGTATATTTATAAGGATGATATCCCCAAAGTGCGGAAGATGTTTAATGCGATACTTTCCGGGGATATAGAAGACAATATTTTAATCCGGTTTTTTGTATATGATGAGTACGGAAAGGAGCGGGCCGACTGGTGCAGCATCAACCTGATCAGTGTGCTGTATGATGGTAAGGTTCCCATGTATGTGGTCGGAAGCGTCCGGGATTTAAGTTCCAAACTGAAAATGGTGATGGAGACAACGCTGAAGGAGCACGGAGTATCAAGAGAGATGGTCGGCAGGGCGCGGCTTCTGGTGGACCATATGATACGAAAAGGCCCGGAAGGCAGCAGACACGCTATGATTGCAATAAAAATGCGCGCCCTGGATGAGGATAATAATACAGGGATGGAGCTTCTCATTTATCAATATATGGAGCTTGTTACCCGTATGATATATCCGGATGATATTGTTTGGGTGGATAACTACAACCTGATGCTTTTTTTGCGTAATGTGGGTGACGACTTAAACGCGAGGAAAAAGGCGGAACGGATTTGCCGTATATTGGAGAATCGTGAAAACGGGGAATTGATGGCAGACGTCGGTGTGGCGATGTTTCCAGAAAACGGCGATAGCTTTGACAGCCTGATGGCACAGGTGAAGGCTGATCTATGGAATGGGACAGGAACGTTTGACTGCGGGGATGATAACATACAAAGTGAGGGGATCATGAGCGCCTACAGCTCTGTCAATATTATTTCGGATATTCTTGATGAGTGGTACCGCACGATCAAGACGAACAATGTATTGAAAGAAAGAATGGAGCTTACAAAGGCGCAGCTGCTGTTAAGCCAGATCAAGCCCCACTTCATCTACAACGTCCTTGCCAATATTAAATCACTCATCTATACGGATGCGGATAAGGCGGCTGACATTGTAGTAGCTTTTACAAAATATCTCCGGGTCCAGCTCAACGCGATTGGCAAGGAAGATATGGCTTCTTTTACAGATATTCTTGGTTTTGTCCGCAATTACATAGAGATTGAGAAAAGCCGTTTTCCAGGAAAAATAATGGAGAGCTACGATATCGGATATGATGATTTTAAAATGCCTCATTTTATATTGCAACCTGTTGTTGAAAATGCAATCAAACATGGTATCTGTAAACGTGAAACTCCAGGCAGGCTTGTGATCAGATCTTACCTTCAAGACGGGGTTGTTGTGATTGAGGTGGAGGACGATGGCATTGGGTGTGATATCTTAAACTCCAAAAAGGAGCAAAAGGACGGTGGGGTTGGGCTTGAAAATGTTAGGATGAGACTGCATCACCTGGTAAAAGGCACATTAAAGATGGAGAGCAGCCTGGGCCATGGAACCAGGGTTACGATCAACATGCCGAAGAAATAA